The DNA sequence AAGCGGGAGAGGTCCTCGTGGTGCACGAATTGCCACCGATAATCTCCTGTGCCGATTCCGGAGAGCTTTCGTTTGTACAACCTGCGTGTGAACGAATCTGTGCCGAGCCGGCCAGCGGTTGGTGCTGCCCGGACGACGAGTGATCCTGCGGAGAACTCGTGGGCTCGCGACTGCACGGCTACCTCTGCCGTCACGAAAGCGCGCGCTTCGGCGGTAGCTGGCGCCAGGTCGTGTTGCTCTGCGCGTGGACTGCTCGCCGATCCGTAGACGGTCGCTGACGACCTCAGGACAAATCGTCTGACGCCCGCCGAAGCGGCAGCGTCCACAATCTCGCGGGTTCGGGCCGGATCGCCGAGCGCAATCACCGTGTCGGTGTCGGCGAGAGCCTCGGTCAACCGCTCAAGGTCTTGGCCCGTACGATAGGAGTCGAGTCCGACGATCCTGACGTCAGTTCCAGCGCCCGCGAGCTCACGTACGACTCCGGTGAGTACGGGCGAACCGTAGGTCAGCGAAGTATCATTCGTTACAACAACTTTCACGTTCACTCCAGCCTAAGGTGGGGGTGTGGCGGCGTCACGTCGTTCCACCAGACGTCTGTTTTAGTAGAATTCATCTAATCGTAAGACTAAATGACGATCCGAGGGCTTGTTTACTCGATTCCTAGCCGCCGCAGGTCTTCTGTCAACTGTTGCGATGAAGTGAAATGTATTCCGAGCATGCCGATCTTCCGCGCGGCCTCCACGTTCGGCATCGTGTCATCGACGAACGCGACTTCGTGGGGTTCGAGTTCGAGGCGGTCGAGTAAGAGTTGATAGACAGCTGGATCGGGCTTGCGGACCCCAACTTCCGATGAATCGATCACCGTTTCGAACAATTCGATCGGAACCAGTGACTGCCATCGGTCGCGCATCTCAGCGATGTTGTTGGTCAGCACCGCAAGCCGGTACCGGCCAGCGAGCCCCGAAACAAGATCTATCACAGTGGCATTCGGCTCTCCTGCGGATCCGAGTGCACCGAACAACTGACGCGACCGAAGTCGAATGCCCCACTGCTCCTCGAAGGCGGCTCGCCACGTGGCGAAGCACTCCGCAACCGTGGTCTGGCCGAGCTCCGCCTCCGCGAAGGCATCGCCGGTTCTAAACGGCTCGACCAGAACGCCTGTATCAAGCCCGAGTTCCGCTTCCAACGCGATCAACGCGTCGAACGGTGGCAGGCTCAGAACCCCACCGTAGTCGAACGCTATCGCAGAAGGAGTCGAAGGCCTCCGCCCGCCTACGAGATCGGACGGGGGAGCGCGGCTCGTCGCATTTCAGCCTCCTAGACGTGTCAGGCGGTCATGGGGTTGCACTGTGACCCACATCATCACTATGTTCTAACAACATAGTCAACTAGCGGTCTGGGAGTATCCGAAACTCCAAATTCTCAATTGATCGCCCGAACTACCGAGGGAGCCCGGTTTCCAGTGTCCAACGCGCAGCCATCACCCCCATTGATCGCACTCGGGGACCTGCCGATGCGGGATGACCCCGCAGCGGCGTATTCCACACTCCGCAACGCCGGTCCGGTCGTTGATCTCGGTAATGGCGATGTCGCGATTACCGATGCTGACGAGATCAAACGTGCTCTACGGGAGCCGTATCCATTCTCGTCGGCTTTGGCTTTCAGCGGGCTGGCGAGTCCTATCCCGCTGATCCCGATCTCGATCGATCCGCCAGATCATGCGCGGTTTCGCAAGATGCTCGACCCGTTCTTCAACCCGAAAAAGCTCGCCGGCATCGAACCCGAACTCCGCGCACAGGTCGGAGACATCATCGACTCGTTTGTCGCGGACGGTCACGCCGATATCGTCGCGCAACTTGCGATCCCGTATCCGACGCAGGTCTTTCTCACGCTCTTCGGTTTGCCGCTCGAAGATCGCGACATGTTCTTGGGCTGGAAGGATGCGATCCTCGGTGCCGTTGACAACGAGGGTGCGGATCTCGACAAGGCCCGGCGTACCGCCGCTGGAGAGCTGTACAAGTACCTGGCGGGATACATCGAGCAGCGGCGCGGAAATTCCGACGGAGATGACCTTCTGACAAAACTTCTCGCCGAGCAGGATTCGGAGAACGGGATGACCGATCAGGAGATCATCGGAATGGGGTTCCTGCTTGTGATCGCCGGACTCGACACGGTGACCGCGGCCTTGTCGATGTCGTTCGCGCATTTCGCGCAACGGGAGGATCTGCGGCAGCAGATCCTTGATGACTTCTCCATCGTGCCTACCGCGGTCGAAGAGCTTCTCCGTGTCGAGGCGCCGATCTGGGAGGTCCCGCGGGTCACGTCCGATCACGTCGACATCATGGGAACGGCGTTGCCGGCAGGCTCGCGAGTCCGTGTTGTCCTCGGGGCGGCAAACCGCGATCCAGAGACCTACGAAGATGCCGATGAGATTCGTTTTGATCGCGGACGCCAGCCCCACTACACCTTCGGGGGAGGACCGCATCGGTGCCTGGGAAGCCACCTGGCACGGCTCGAGCTGAAGCTCGTGATCGAGGAGTTTCACAAGCGAATCCCCAATTATCGCTTGGCACCCGATACGGATCTGCGAATCGAGTGGCCGGCCGGTGTGCGTAAGATCAATTCGCTGCCGATCGAGTTCGAGACCGGTCAGCCGACCTGACGCATGTCAGCGCGTCAAGAGTAGGCACCCAGCGAGGGGGCCGCCACCGGCCGACGCGACCGCGACCTCAGGCCGGCGTTGGAGCTGGTGGCGGCCGGCAACTCCACGAAGCTGTCGGACTGCCTCGACCGCGAATCCGAGTCCATGGAGGCGCCCGCCGGATAACTGACCGCCCTGGGTGTTCAGCGGCAACGTACCATCGCGGGCGATCCGGAGCCCACCATCGACGAACCCACCGGCCTCGCCACGACCGCAGAAGCCCAGCGCCTCGAGCCACATTATTGTCAGAAAACTGAATCCGTCGTACAACTCGGCAACATCTACGTCGGTGGCCCGGAGGTCGGTGCGAGACCACATCATATCGGCGGCGTCGTGAGCGGCCATGGTGGACAGGTCAGTTCGTTGTTCCCACAGGGGGCTGTCGCGCTGCGCACTACCGACCGCAGCTATTTCGATCGGTGTACAAGCGAGATCGGCAACTGTGTCCCGATGGCTCACGATGAGCGCGGTCGCGCCGTCGACGGGCACGTCGCAGTCGAAGAGGCACAACGGGTCGGAGATGGTCCGGCTCTCCAAGTAATCGGACATGCTCAACGGATCGGTATAGACAGCGGAGTCGTTGAATCCGGCATTGGCCCGTGCGGTCAGCGCGACCTGAGCCAACTGTTCACGAGTGAGACCGAACTCTTCCATGTAGTGGCGTGCGTACAACGCGGTCCAGACCGAAGGGACTCCGGCACCGTAGGGCTGTTGCCACTGTCGCCATCCAGCGGCACGTCGTCGCGGCGACGTCCCGCGCGTGGTGGACCCTATAGGCCGGGATCGCGCAGATGCCTCCCATACGGTGCGAAAGCACACCACGTGATTGGCAAGGCCGGCACTGACTGCGGCCGCCGCGGTGACCACCTGCGACAACTGGCCGGGACCGTCTGGTCCGGCGAAGTACCACGATAGCTCCAATCCGAGCGCATCCTGGAGCTCAGTGGTGCCGACGCCTGAGAAACCTGGTGCCGACTCCATGGCGCCCGGCCACGTGCAGATGCCGTCTATATCCGTCCTGGACAGGCCCGCTTCGGCCGCGGCAGCCAGTACCGCTTGAAGTGTCAGCTCGAGCGGCGCAACGTTGAGTCGCCGACCCACCTGTGACTGGCCGACTCCGCTGATGACGACATCACGTTCGCCGAACCCGGTCACGAGAATGCACCAACCAGTCGTGCCTGGGGAAGCCAGACGCCCTCTCCGATGTTCTGGAAAACTACTGCTAGTCGTGTGCCTCTCGTCAGTGCCGCTTCGTCGGCATTGATGATGTTCATCAGAATCCGGATCCCTTCGTCCAGCACGATCAGAGCGACCCAGTAGGGCGGCTTCGGGTCTTCCTGCCAGGGTTGGTCGTTACGTGTCCAGGTGAGCAGTTTCCCGGTTCCGGCGACCTCGTCGTATCCCAGGTCGGCAGACCAACAAGACCGGCACCGCGGCGACGGTGGGAACGACCACTGATCGCATGCCCGGCAGCGCTGCACTTGGAGAATGCCCTGTTCACCCGACCGCCAGTACTGCTCGGCCCACGGGGATGGGTCGGGCAGAGCTCGGTTCGACGATGGCGGTTCGCCACCCGCCGGATGTGATTGGTCCGCAATCATTCGCCAGCAGCCTTGAACTCGGACCGGGCGCGCTCGACGAGTTCGACGGTGACACCGTCGGGGTCCTTCAAGAACTGCACAAATAACCCGCCGAGCGGGGTTCCGGGCATCTCGCACCAGATAGGTTCGTCGGCGGCACCGATGATGCTCGGATCCATCTCGGCGCGCGCAGCAGTGATCGTGTCGACGGACAGCGCCATGCGAAAGAGTCCACGGTGATTCGCTTCCTGGTATGCCTGACCATGTGCGTCGCCCTGGGGCCAACCGAGAAGTACAAGCGCGTAATCGTGATCGGGCAGCTGCATTTTCACCGCGATCACGGGCTGCTCCGGCGCGACTGCGGCCGCGTCGATGTCGGCGGCGGTGGTGTCGACTCGTTCGACCTCGTTGAACCCGATGGCCCGGTAGAACTGCACGGACCGTTCCAGATCCGAGCACGTCGCCGTGATGCGCGAACTGCGCGGGTCGGTGTCATGGGTGGGTACTTCAATCACTTCGATCCCGATTCCGTTAGGGTCTTCGGCTATCAGGACTCTCGTCGAATCCGGTTGCAGCACGGCTGGTCCAACCCGGTGGGAGCGAATCGTCGCGCCGGCGGCGACGAGTGCGCGCTCGGCATCTGTGGTCGAAGTTACGACAAAACCCAAACGGTGCAGGCCGACGTGATCGAGGTCAGGGTAGACCTCTCCGTACACTACGGGGTCGTACCAGTCGAGGAGTTCGATGGCGCAGATCCGCCGTGGCCCACGGTCGTCGTACAGAAACCAGGCGTCGTTATGGATTGTTTGATCCATTCCGAAGAGTGTCCCGGGACCCGGTTGGGCCTCGGTCCGCATCCTGCAGCTCAGGCCCAGGGCGTCGGCGTAGAATTCTGCCGCCGCTGCTGTGTCCGTGCAATTGAGGTTTGTGTGTAGAAAGCGCCGGGCCAGATCGTTGTTCGTCATCGGTTCTCCATACTCGTGAATGAAAGGTCAACCGCCGCTCAGATATCCGCGCTTGAGCATCATAAAGATGACATCGCGCACCTGTGTCCGGTCCAGCTCGGGGAGCTGGACGGCGAGGGTGTACGGAAACTCGACCAGCAAGGCCCACAGGAGAATGGTGCCGGGATGCGGCACCGCCGGATCCGGGTCGCCACGGCCAAAGGGCGAGCTGTCGATGAGGCTGTTCAATCGGGCGGCGACCAAGGCATACATCTGCTCGGCAGTGGGGCCCAACTCGGCATCTTCGACCACCTCGTGTGTCCAGATGTGCAACACCGCGCCGTGCTCGACGATCAAGTCCAGCCATTCGTCGATCCACGCCTGCCCGCCGGACTCGTTTTCGAATATTTCGCCCTGAAGGCCGTCGGCCAAGAGCTTCTCGATGGCGGTCGACGCATTGTAGGCAAGCGTTGAGAACAGCGCTCGTTGGTCGACCCAGTAGGTGTACACGGACGGCTTCGCGACCCGCGCCCGATCGGCGATCTGTTGAATGGTCGTACCCGCGTAGCTATTTTGGGCGAAAACCGCAGTGGCGGCGGTGAGTATCCGCTCGACGGTGGCGCGACTTCGCGTGGTGATCGGCTTGCGGAGGCCGGGCGGTCGGGGTAAGTCCGCGTCGGGTGTCAAGAAGTTGTTCGGTTGAGCTGACTGCCTGTGTGAGGGCTGCGCGTCCTCGATAAGGTGGTGCGGCGAGAGGATCCGGTGGAGAATCGTCGCGAGATATCGATCGAGTGCGCTCTGCGGCAATTGGGGCATTCGCGATCTGCGGGTGTATTCAGACCACTGGACGATAGACAAGACGGCGAAGGCGAAAGGCCGATACCCGCCGGCATATGCCGGCACCAGGGGTTCTAGCTGCGGCCGCACCTCTCGCGAGAAAGCCTCCAGAAAGTTCTCCGCCGGGCTGCGCAAGCGATGCTCGGCCTCTTCCGCCACCGGCCATTCGATGGCCGTGACACGGTGCTGTGCGAAAATCCGGGACAGCCCTGAGATGAACTCGTACATCACGATCTGTCCGTCGGCTCCGGTCAGGTCGCCCAGCGTTCGGGCGTGCGCGAGGAGTTCACCGCCGAGCTCATCGACGAATATGCGGAAGATCTCGCCCTTATTCTTGAAGTACTGGTACACCGATGGTCCGGACCGGCCCGCCCGCTCACCGATCATCTCCACGGTTACCGCGTGATAGCCGCGTTCCGAGAACAGGTGGCGGGCGGCCTCGACGATCTCCATCCGAGTGCGGTTCCCCAGGGCGCCCAATGTCGAATTGTTGCCGTAAGGGGAGCGCCTCGTGGGCGATTCGCGATCTGTCATACCGGTTGACGCTACCCACTGTCCGGTCGTATCCGAATACTCAGCTGACAGCGCCTTTATCCTTCATCGCGGAGATGTCATCCCAATCGACACCGAGTTCGAGCAGCAGGATCTCGGTGCTCTCGCCCAACTCGGGTCCGGGTGTCACCGCAGGGGTGTACTGGTCGAATTGAACCGGCGACGTCGCCACGGCAACTGTCTGCCCGCCGTGCAGCTCAACGTATTGGACATATCCGTTGGCCTGAGCCTGCGGGTCGGAGGCAGCTTCCTTGGGTGTCGCGACGACCGCCCACACGCCCCTTTGCGAACCCAGGGCCCGGGCGGCGGCGTCGAGAGTTAGTTCATTGAACATGTTGTCCAGTACCCTCACGCACTCGACGTTGTTGTCCTTCCGCGCGCCGGCGTCGACGAACCGGGGGTCGTCGGCTAGTTCGGGGCGTCCGAGTGCTGCCACCAACCCGGGCCAGAATCGGTCACTCTCCAACATCACCAGGGAAACGAATCGCCCGTCCGAGGTTCGGTAGGTGCTCGACAGCGGGTTGGAGGGCTTGGTGCGATCAGAAGCGGGAACCATGTCCATGCCGTACACGCTACTGGCGGAGATGTGGGGTCCCATCGACCAAATACCAGCGGCGAGCAGACTCACGTCGACAACTGGCGCCTCGCCCGTCCGTTCCCGCTGAAACAGCGCGCCGACAACTCCGCCGGCAGCGTATTGTCCCCCCTGGAGATCGCCGAAAGCCGGACCGGGCATCGGAAGTGGGTAGTCGAGCGACGCTGGCGTAGTCGCATGTGCGACCCCACTGCGAGCCCAGTAGGCGGCGAGATCGAATCCGCCGCTGTTTTTTTCGTCACCATCGGGTCCCAGCCCGCTCGCGCGAGCATAGACAAGGCGCGGATTGCGAGAACGGAGATCGTCCACGTCGATTCCGAGCTTCTCCCGGACGTCAGGTAGATAGTTCGTCAGGAACACGTCCGCGGTTTCGATTAACTTGAGGAAGGCTTCACGGGCTGCCGGTTGCTTGAGGTCGAGGCCGATGCTCCGCTTTCCGCGAGACGTCGCCTCCCACATGAAGTTCGCTTCGCTCGTGCCGCCCAGAGACAACAACCCGCCGGTGACGAGACCCCGCATGGGATCACCGTGCGCGGGGTGTTCAACCTTGATGACTTCCGCGCCCCAATCGCTGAGCACCACACCTGCCGACGGCATGAAACCCCAAGTGGCGAGTTCTACCACTCGGATGCCATTGAGAATCTGACTCACCTTGATCGTCTCCGCTCGGAATCGTTGACCGGCGTTCTTTCTGCTGTCACTGCTTCCACGGCACGGCCTTGACATACGCACCGGCATCGACATGCAGTTGTGCACCTGTGACATACCGTGATTCGTCAGACGACAGGTATAGGACGGCCTGCGAGATGTCGGTGGGCTCAACGTAGGGCACCGACATCGCCTGGAGCACGGGGAACGCAATTTCCGCATCCTCGCGTGTGGGATTTTCCAGGTCAGGGCGGAAGCTCCGGTACATCGGTTCGCTCTGCAGCATATCTGTGTTGCAATTTCCCGGATGTATGGCGTTGACCCGCATGCGGCGGGAGCCAACTGTAGGGCGAGATCGTTGACGTAGTGAGCAACCACGCGTTTGGCAAAGCTGTAACCGGCGCCGCCCGCGCCTTGATTGGAAGTTCCGCCGAGGAATCCGGCAAGCGAACCGGTGGCGACGATCGACGCGCCCGATTGCAGGTGCGGCAAAGCGGCGTGCACCGTGTTGAGCACCCCGACGAGGTCGACATCGACCGCGTCGGTGAACGCCATGGGGGGAGCCCTTTGGTCAATGGTGCGATACCGGCGTTTGCCACGACGATGTGCAGCCCGCCCAGGTCGGAGACCGCCTTGCTCAGAAATGACTCAATTGCCGCGCGGTCGCGCACATCGATGACCGCCGAGATGACCTTGCGCCCCTCCTTTTCTACCAGAAGGCGAGTTTCTTCGAGGTCCTCCGTGCTCGCCAGTGGGTACTTGTTGGACTCGATGTCCTCGCAGAGGTCGATGGCGATGATATCGGCACCCTCGGCCGCGAGCGTCACTGCGTGACTTCGCCCTTGGCCGCGGGCAGCCCCCGTTATGAAGGCGACCTTTCCGGCCACCCGTCCTTTGCTGTCAGTCATGCAGTTGACCTTCCTGGTGCGCAATCCACGCAATCGACTTCGTCTCGAGGTACTGCTCAAAGCCTTCGATGCCGTTCTGCCGGCCCACGCCGCTTGTCTTGTAGCCGCCGTAGGGGGAATCAGCGCCGTAATACAGCCCGCCGTTGATGGAGATTGAACCTGTTCTGATCCGGTGCGCCACCGCGAGCGCACGTTCGGTCGAGGCAGAGAAGATGCTGCCTGCCAATCCGTAGGGACTGTCGTTGGCGATCGCGATAGCGTCTTCCTCCGAGTCGTACGCGATGACCGTCATCACCGGTCCGAAGATCTCCTCACGCGCCGGTGTAGACGAATTGTCCAAGCCGGCAATGACGGTCGGAGAGACGAAGAACCCACCGGACAGGTGATCGGGCAGTTCGGGTGCGGACGTTCCACCGGTGGTCACTTGCCCACCCTCGCTGACGCCCTGGGCAATGTATCCGAGAATCGAATCGCGCTGACGGGCGCTGATCACCGGTCCGACGTAGACGCGGGGGTCTGCGGGGTCACCTATCGATAGTGATTGGAAGACATGGGTGACGAAGTCGACAGC is a window from the Williamsia sp. DF01-3 genome containing:
- a CDS encoding HAD-IA family hydrolase codes for the protein MIALEAELGLDTGVLVEPFRTGDAFAEAELGQTTVAECFATWRAAFEEQWGIRLRSRQLFGALGSAGEPNATVIDLVSGLAGRYRLAVLTNNIAEMRDRWQSLVPIELFETVIDSSEVGVRKPDPAVYQLLLDRLELEPHEVAFVDDTMPNVEAARKIGMLGIHFTSSQQLTEDLRRLGIE
- a CDS encoding cytochrome P450 produces the protein MRDDPAAAYSTLRNAGPVVDLGNGDVAITDADEIKRALREPYPFSSALAFSGLASPIPLIPISIDPPDHARFRKMLDPFFNPKKLAGIEPELRAQVGDIIDSFVADGHADIVAQLAIPYPTQVFLTLFGLPLEDRDMFLGWKDAILGAVDNEGADLDKARRTAAGELYKYLAGYIEQRRGNSDGDDLLTKLLAEQDSENGMTDQEIIGMGFLLVIAGLDTVTAALSMSFAHFAQREDLRQQILDDFSIVPTAVEELLRVEAPIWEVPRVTSDHVDIMGTALPAGSRVRVVLGAANRDPETYEDADEIRFDRGRQPHYTFGGGPHRCLGSHLARLELKLVIEEFHKRIPNYRLAPDTDLRIEWPAGVRKINSLPIEFETGQPT
- a CDS encoding TetR/AcrR family transcriptional regulator, whose protein sequence is MTDRESPTRRSPYGNNSTLGALGNRTRMEIVEAARHLFSERGYHAVTVEMIGERAGRSGPSVYQYFKNKGEIFRIFVDELGGELLAHARTLGDLTGADGQIVMYEFISGLSRIFAQHRVTAIEWPVAEEAEHRLRSPAENFLEAFSREVRPQLEPLVPAYAGGYRPFAFAVLSIVQWSEYTRRSRMPQLPQSALDRYLATILHRILSPHHLIEDAQPSHRQSAQPNNFLTPDADLPRPPGLRKPITTRSRATVERILTAATAVFAQNSYAGTTIQQIADRARVAKPSVYTYWVDQRALFSTLAYNASTAIEKLLADGLQGEIFENESGGQAWIDEWLDLIVEHGAVLHIWTHEVVEDAELGPTAEQMYALVAARLNSLIDSSPFGRGDPDPAVPHPGTILLWALLVEFPYTLAVQLPELDRTQVRDVIFMMLKRGYLSGG
- a CDS encoding VOC family protein, whose protein sequence is MTNNDLARRFLHTNLNCTDTAAAAEFYADALGLSCRMRTEAQPGPGTLFGMDQTIHNDAWFLYDDRGPRRICAIELLDWYDPVVYGEVYPDLDHVGLHRLGFVVTSTTDAERALVAAGATIRSHRVGPAVLQPDSTRVLIAEDPNGIGIEVIEVPTHDTDPRSSRITATCSDLERSVQFYRAIGFNEVERVDTTAADIDAAAVAPEQPVIAVKMQLPDHDYALVLLGWPQGDAHGQAYQEANHRGLFRMALSVDTITAARAEMDPSIIGAADEPIWCEMPGTPLGGLFVQFLKDPDGVTVELVERARSEFKAAGE
- a CDS encoding CaiB/BaiF CoA-transferase family protein gives rise to the protein MSQILNGIRVVELATWGFMPSAGVVLSDWGAEVIKVEHPAHGDPMRGLVTGGLLSLGGTSEANFMWEATSRGKRSIGLDLKQPAAREAFLKLIETADVFLTNYLPDVREKLGIDVDDLRSRNPRLVYARASGLGPDGDEKNSGGFDLAAYWARSGVAHATTPASLDYPLPMPGPAFGDLQGGQYAAGGVVGALFQRERTGEAPVVDVSLLAAGIWSMGPHISASSVYGMDMVPASDRTKPSNPLSSTYRTSDGRFVSLVMLESDRFWPGLVAALGRPELADDPRFVDAGARKDNNVECVRVLDNMFNELTLDAAARALGSQRGVWAVVATPKEAASDPQAQANGYVQYVELHGGQTVAVATSPVQFDQYTPAVTPGPELGESTEILLLELGVDWDDISAMKDKGAVS
- a CDS encoding Zn-ribbon domain-containing OB-fold protein; the protein is MIADQSHPAGGEPPSSNRALPDPSPWAEQYWRSGEQGILQVQRCRACDQWSFPPSPRCRSCWSADLGYDEVAGTGKLLTWTRNDQPWQEDPKPPYWVALIVLDEGIRILMNIINADEAALTRGTRLAVVFQNIGEGVWLPQARLVGAFS
- a CDS encoding thiolase family protein, coding for MTGFGERDVVISGVGQSQVGRRLNVAPLELTLQAVLAAAAEAGLSRTDIDGICTWPGAMESAPGFSGVGTTELQDALGLELSWYFAGPDGPGQLSQVVTAAAAVSAGLANHVVCFRTVWEASARSRPIGSTTRGTSPRRRAAGWRQWQQPYGAGVPSVWTALYARHYMEEFGLTREQLAQVALTARANAGFNDSAVYTDPLSMSDYLESRTISDPLCLFDCDVPVDGATALIVSHRDTVADLACTPIEIAAVGSAQRDSPLWEQRTDLSTMAAHDAADMMWSRTDLRATDVDVAELYDGFSFLTIMWLEALGFCGRGEAGGFVDGGLRIARDGTLPLNTQGGQLSGGRLHGLGFAVEAVRQLRGVAGRHQLQRRPEVAVASAGGGPLAGCLLLTR